A genomic window from Flavobacterium phycosphaerae includes:
- a CDS encoding DUF5686 and carboxypeptidase-like regulatory domain-containing protein yields MRKIFFSLFLVVFANIITAQTKVSGVVLDNSKEPIPYANIVFKGSNVGVVSNEDGRFYIESPDNYTELVVSFVGFPDKVVKLPKQVNYDFKVVLTEGNTLKEVKIYAGKTSKKNNPALDILRKIWERRRKNGLKMFKQYQFEKYEKVEFDMNTIDSAFMKSKIFKGMEFVFKNIDTSKVTGKTYLPIFINESLTDFYGDNENKRSKEILKANKNSGLGSGDGVNMFIKDLYNDYDIYDNYLQLFDKSFTSPLSRTGIDVYNYVLADTAVIDNKLCYNIVFYPRRKNELTFKGDFWVNDTTFAIKKINMAITKSANINWVKDIYLEQEYEVLNDSVFLPTRDYMMSDFALRKKEESKGVYGKRTTLYRNFKFNEKKPDKFYKQEINYIDNEVYARSNEYWDENRFEHLNKDEEKIYKMIDTLKTVKKFKQLYSLVSILGSGYIEIPKYHLDYGPIFSTIGNNEVEGLRLRAGVRTYFGPNDLWRIQGYTAYGFKDNKFKYGISGKWMVNKENRIIISGGNRRDVEQIGASLTTTNDVLGRSYASSGLFTTGSNGKLTNINLTTLAAEIEPIKNVTFQLGFSYRTLQSASDTFKLDYYTDETLTSTKSNVTQSELNVQIELTPKKKTIGYGVERRDIDSPYSRIFVNYSQGFKGFINSDFDYQKIQLYYKQPIIIGALGRSNVTVELGKTYGQIPLGLMSVVPGNQTLFIIDNTFSNLNFYEFVADQYATFKWEHNFQGKIFARIPGLRKLNLREIVGVKGVYGTVSDENRLINASGLIYQAPEKPYWEYNAGIGNIFKVFRLDFAWRGNYRNLPETNNFTIKGSFGFYF; encoded by the coding sequence ATGAGAAAGATATTTTTTAGTTTATTTCTAGTGGTTTTTGCCAATATCATTACGGCCCAAACCAAAGTAAGCGGTGTTGTGTTAGATAATTCTAAGGAACCAATTCCCTATGCAAATATTGTATTCAAAGGTTCTAATGTTGGGGTAGTTTCCAACGAAGATGGACGTTTTTATATAGAATCACCCGATAATTACACTGAGTTAGTCGTTTCGTTTGTAGGTTTTCCTGATAAGGTAGTGAAATTGCCTAAACAGGTAAATTATGATTTCAAAGTGGTTCTAACCGAAGGAAATACATTAAAAGAAGTTAAGATTTATGCCGGTAAAACATCCAAAAAGAACAATCCGGCTTTAGACATTCTCAGAAAAATATGGGAGCGAAGAAGAAAGAACGGACTTAAAATGTTCAAGCAATATCAATTTGAAAAATACGAAAAAGTAGAATTTGATATGAACACCATCGACAGTGCCTTTATGAAAAGTAAAATTTTCAAAGGAATGGAGTTTGTGTTCAAAAATATAGATACTTCAAAAGTTACCGGAAAAACCTATCTGCCTATATTCATTAATGAATCTTTGACTGATTTTTATGGTGATAACGAAAACAAAAGATCAAAAGAAATCCTGAAAGCCAACAAAAACTCAGGTTTAGGAAGCGGCGATGGAGTCAATATGTTTATCAAGGATTTGTATAACGATTACGATATTTATGACAACTATTTGCAGTTGTTTGACAAGAGTTTTACCAGTCCGTTATCCCGAACCGGAATTGATGTCTATAACTATGTTTTGGCCGATACAGCGGTGATTGATAACAAACTTTGCTATAATATTGTCTTTTACCCAAGACGTAAAAACGAACTCACTTTTAAAGGGGATTTCTGGGTCAATGATACCACATTTGCCATCAAGAAAATTAATATGGCCATCACCAAAAGCGCCAACATCAACTGGGTAAAAGATATTTATTTGGAACAAGAATATGAAGTGTTGAATGATTCTGTTTTCTTGCCGACCCGCGATTATATGATGTCCGATTTTGCCTTGAGAAAAAAGGAAGAATCGAAAGGGGTCTACGGAAAACGAACCACTTTGTATAGAAACTTTAAGTTCAATGAAAAGAAACCGGATAAATTCTATAAACAAGAGATCAATTATATAGACAATGAGGTTTATGCAAGATCTAATGAGTATTGGGATGAAAACCGATTTGAACATCTGAATAAAGATGAGGAGAAAATCTATAAAATGATTGACACCCTCAAAACAGTCAAAAAGTTCAAACAACTTTACAGTCTGGTGTCAATTCTAGGTAGCGGGTATATTGAAATTCCAAAATATCATTTGGATTACGGGCCAATATTTTCCACAATTGGCAACAATGAAGTAGAAGGTTTGCGTTTAAGAGCCGGAGTCAGAACCTATTTCGGGCCTAATGACCTTTGGCGTATACAAGGCTACACCGCTTACGGATTTAAAGACAATAAATTTAAATACGGAATTTCCGGGAAATGGATGGTTAACAAGGAAAATAGAATTATTATTTCCGGCGGAAACCGACGTGATGTGGAACAAATAGGAGCTAGTTTAACAACGACCAATGATGTTTTGGGGAGGAGTTATGCCTCGTCCGGATTATTTACAACAGGCTCCAATGGAAAACTAACCAATATCAACCTGACGACTTTAGCAGCAGAGATTGAGCCTATAAAAAATGTGACTTTCCAACTTGGATTTTCTTACCGCACGTTACAATCGGCGTCAGATACCTTTAAGCTTGATTATTACACAGACGAAACGTTAACAAGCACAAAAAGCAACGTGACACAATCAGAGTTGAATGTGCAGATTGAATTGACGCCAAAGAAAAAAACAATCGGTTATGGTGTTGAAAGACGCGATATCGATAGTCCGTACAGTCGAATATTTGTGAATTACAGTCAAGGATTTAAAGGGTTTATCAATAGTGATTTTGATTACCAAAAAATTCAGTTATACTACAAACAGCCCATTATCATTGGAGCATTAGGTCGTTCGAATGTTACTGTGGAATTAGGAAAAACCTACGGTCAGATTCCGCTCGGATTAATGAGTGTGGTGCCTGGGAATCAAACTCTTTTCATCATCGACAATACGTTCAGCAACCTGAATTTCTATGAATTTGTTGCCGATCAGTATGCTACTTTCAAATGGGAGCACAATTTCCAAGGAAAAATATTTGCCAGAATTCCGGGATTACGAAAACTAAACCTTCGTGAAATTGTGGGTGTTAAAGGCGTTTACGGAACCGTTTCAGATGAAAACAGATTAATCAACGCTTCCGGACTTATCTATCAAGCACCTGAAAAACCATATTGGGAATACAATGCCGGTATTGGGAATATCTTTAAAGTTTTCCGTCTTGACTTTGCTTGGCGCGGTAATTACAGAAATTTACCCGAGACCAATAATTTTACCATTAAAGGCTCGTTCGGTTTTTACTTCTAA
- a CDS encoding pyruvate dehydrogenase complex E1 component subunit beta, with translation MRTIQFREAIAEAMSEEMRRDESVYLMGEEVAEYNGAYKASKGMLDEFGPKRVIDTPIAELGFAGIAVGSAMNGCRPIVEYMTFNFSLVGIDQIINNAAKMRQMSAGQFPMPMVFRGPTASAGQLGATHSQAFENWFANTPGLKVVVPSTVYDAKGLLKAAIRDNDPVIFMESEQMYGDKGEVPEEEYTIPLGVADVKREGTDVTIVSFGKIIKEAFIAADELAKEGISCEIIDLRTVRPMDYDAIINSVKKTNRLVVLEEAWPFASVASEITYMVQERAFDYLDAPIQRITTADTPAPYSPTLLKEWLPNAEDVIKAVKKVTYK, from the coding sequence ATGAGAACGATACAATTTAGAGAAGCGATAGCCGAAGCGATGAGTGAAGAAATGCGTCGCGATGAATCTGTATATTTAATGGGAGAGGAAGTAGCCGAATACAATGGTGCTTACAAAGCTTCTAAAGGAATGTTAGACGAATTTGGCCCGAAAAGAGTCATTGATACTCCTATTGCAGAGCTTGGTTTTGCCGGAATTGCAGTAGGTTCAGCGATGAACGGTTGTCGTCCGATTGTAGAATATATGACCTTCAATTTCTCATTAGTCGGAATTGATCAAATCATCAATAACGCTGCTAAGATGCGTCAAATGTCGGCCGGACAATTTCCAATGCCGATGGTTTTTCGTGGGCCTACCGCTTCTGCCGGACAATTAGGTGCTACACACTCACAAGCTTTTGAAAATTGGTTTGCCAACACACCGGGATTGAAAGTTGTGGTTCCGTCTACCGTTTATGATGCCAAAGGATTATTGAAAGCCGCCATTCGTGATAACGATCCGGTAATTTTCATGGAATCGGAGCAAATGTATGGTGATAAAGGCGAAGTGCCTGAAGAAGAATACACTATTCCACTTGGTGTTGCTGATGTTAAAAGAGAAGGGACTGATGTAACGATTGTTTCTTTTGGAAAAATCATTAAAGAAGCTTTTATCGCTGCGGATGAGTTAGCCAAAGAAGGCATCTCTTGTGAAATTATCGATTTGAGAACTGTGCGTCCGATGGATTATGATGCCATTATCAATTCGGTTAAAAAAACGAACAGATTAGTAGTGTTGGAAGAAGCTTGGCCATTTGCCAGCGTAGCCTCTGAAATCACCTATATGGTTCAAGAAAGAGCTTTTGATTATTTAGATGCACCTATCCAAAGAATCACTACGGCTGATACCCCTGCACCTTATTCGCCAACGCTATTAAAAGAGTGGTTGCCTAATGCAGAAGATGTTATCAAAGCAGTAAAAAAAGTAACATACAAATAA
- a CDS encoding electron transfer flavoprotein subunit beta/FixA family protein, whose translation MKILVCISHVPDTTSKINFVNGDSEFDTNGVQFVINPNDEFGLTRAIWFQEQQGATVTVVNVGGPDAEATLRKALAIGANEAIRVNANPTDGFFVAKQLAEVVKSGGYDLVICGKESLDYNGGMVPGMLAGLLDYNFVNSCTELTIEGTSAKVAREIDGGKETIAASLPLVIGGQKGLVEEKDLRIPNMRGIMTARTKVLTVLEPVAANVNTKAVKFEKPAPKSAVKLFSADDLDGLVNALHNEAKVI comes from the coding sequence ATGAAAATATTAGTTTGCATCAGTCATGTGCCTGATACTACTTCAAAAATCAATTTCGTTAACGGTGATTCAGAATTTGATACCAATGGTGTACAATTCGTTATCAACCCCAATGACGAGTTCGGATTAACCAGAGCGATTTGGTTTCAAGAACAACAAGGAGCTACTGTAACGGTTGTCAATGTTGGCGGTCCTGATGCGGAAGCTACACTTAGAAAAGCACTAGCTATAGGCGCTAACGAAGCGATTCGTGTGAATGCTAATCCAACCGACGGATTTTTTGTTGCCAAACAATTAGCGGAAGTCGTTAAATCAGGCGGCTATGATTTAGTGATCTGCGGAAAAGAATCGTTAGACTACAATGGAGGTATGGTTCCTGGTATGTTGGCCGGTTTATTAGATTACAATTTTGTAAACTCTTGTACCGAGTTAACTATCGAAGGCACTTCAGCCAAAGTAGCTCGAGAAATTGACGGTGGAAAAGAAACTATTGCAGCTTCATTGCCATTAGTAATAGGCGGACAAAAAGGATTGGTGGAAGAAAAAGACTTACGCATCCCGAATATGAGAGGCATCATGACCGCCAGAACCAAAGTATTAACAGTACTTGAACCGGTTGCGGCTAATGTAAATACCAAAGCGGTGAAATTTGAAAAACCAGCTCCGAAATCAGCCGTAAAATTATTTTCCGCTGATGATTTAGACGGATTAGTAAATGCCTTACACAACGAAGCAAAAGTGATTTAG
- a CDS encoding electron transfer flavoprotein subunit alpha/FixB family protein: MSLLIYAESADGKFKKVAFELASYAKKVAESLGTTVTAVTVNAGNVSDLSKYGVDKVLKVSNDKLANFNAKAYADVVKQAAQKEGAKVILLSSTTDSLYMAPIVAVGLDAGFASNVVGLPISTSPFQVKRNAFSNKAFNITEITTDVKVLSLAKNSYGLVESASSATEEDFAPSLNEADFNVKVASVEKTSGKVTIADADIVVSGGRGLKGPENWGMLEELASVLGAATACSKPVSDLGWRPHSEHVGQTGKPVATNLYIAIGISGAIQHIAGINSSKVKVVINSDADAPFFKVADYGVVGDAFDIVPRLTQKLKEFKAQNA, from the coding sequence ATGTCATTATTAATTTACGCAGAATCGGCAGACGGAAAATTCAAAAAAGTAGCTTTTGAGTTGGCGTCTTATGCAAAAAAAGTAGCCGAATCATTAGGAACAACCGTAACAGCAGTAACTGTAAACGCCGGTAATGTTTCCGATTTATCAAAATATGGTGTAGATAAAGTATTGAAAGTATCTAACGACAAGTTGGCCAACTTCAATGCCAAAGCTTATGCCGATGTAGTAAAACAAGCCGCACAAAAAGAAGGAGCCAAAGTGATTTTGCTTTCCTCTACTACCGATAGTTTATACATGGCACCAATAGTAGCCGTGGGCCTTGACGCCGGATTTGCTTCAAACGTAGTAGGATTGCCGATAAGCACATCACCTTTTCAGGTAAAAAGAAATGCTTTTTCAAACAAAGCCTTCAACATCACCGAAATTACAACAGATGTAAAAGTATTAAGCTTAGCTAAAAACTCATACGGATTAGTAGAAAGTGCTTCCTCAGCTACTGAAGAAGATTTCGCGCCAAGCTTAAACGAAGCCGATTTCAATGTAAAAGTAGCTTCGGTTGAAAAAACCAGCGGTAAAGTAACCATCGCCGATGCAGACATAGTAGTATCAGGAGGTCGTGGGTTAAAAGGACCGGAGAATTGGGGCATGTTAGAAGAATTAGCCTCTGTTTTAGGAGCGGCTACCGCTTGTTCAAAACCGGTATCCGATTTAGGTTGGAGACCTCACAGCGAACACGTAGGACAAACCGGAAAACCGGTAGCTACCAATTTATATATCGCCATAGGAATTTCGGGAGCTATTCAGCATATTGCCGGAATCAATTCCTCAAAAGTAAAAGTGGTAATCAACTCCGATGCCGACGCGCCATTCTTCAAAGTAGCCGATTACGGTGTGGTGGGTGACGCCTTCGATATTGTACCAAGATTGACGCAAAAACTAAAAGAGTTCAAAGCGCAAAACGCCTAA
- a CDS encoding bifunctional nuclease family protein translates to MSLVKLTIKGISYSQTQNGAYALILNEVDGERKLPIVIGAFEAQSIAIALEKEIKPPRPLTHDLFKSFADRFDIVVKQVIIHKLVDGVFYSSIICERDKIEEIIDARTSDAIALALRFAAPIFTYKNILDKAGIYLNPNPAELENPGSEDEGVLSTPETFGLDNEGKSGDIYVSMSLSELHEALEKAVQDEDYEKAAKIRDEISKRES, encoded by the coding sequence ATGAGTTTAGTAAAACTAACCATAAAAGGGATTTCCTATAGTCAAACACAAAATGGCGCTTACGCGTTGATTCTAAACGAGGTAGACGGGGAAAGAAAATTACCGATTGTCATCGGCGCTTTCGAAGCCCAATCTATAGCCATAGCACTCGAAAAAGAAATCAAACCGCCACGGCCGTTGACACACGATTTATTCAAGAGTTTCGCTGACCGTTTTGATATTGTAGTAAAACAAGTCATTATCCACAAATTGGTGGATGGTGTTTTTTACTCGAGCATCATTTGCGAACGCGACAAAATAGAGGAAATTATCGATGCCCGAACTTCGGATGCTATTGCTTTAGCCCTGCGCTTTGCCGCTCCGATTTTTACATATAAAAACATTCTAGACAAAGCCGGAATCTATTTAAATCCAAATCCGGCTGAATTGGAAAATCCGGGCTCAGAAGACGAAGGCGTACTCTCTACTCCGGAAACTTTCGGTTTAGACAACGAAGGCAAATCAGGAGATATTTATGTCAGCATGAGTTTGTCTGAACTGCACGAAGCTTTAGAGAAAGCCGTTCAGGATGAAGATTATGAAAAGGCCGCCAAGATAAGAGACGAAATTTCGAAAAGAGAAAGCTAA